In Bacillus sp. FJAT-45037, the following are encoded in one genomic region:
- a CDS encoding acyl-CoA thioesterase, translating to MKSKKTSESKTILTDIVLPPDTNYHGTIFGGNVMAYIDKVASIASMRHARSQVVTASSDSLDFISPIRTGEAICLEGYVSYTRKTSMEVFVKVEAEDLITGERRLTATSYLTFVALDDKGKPKAVPPIEPETEEAKWHFSGAEERYETRRKRRKEAKEREQL from the coding sequence ATGAAAAGTAAAAAAACATCAGAATCAAAAACGATATTAACGGACATTGTCTTGCCGCCAGATACGAATTATCACGGAACGATTTTCGGTGGGAATGTAATGGCTTATATTGATAAAGTCGCAAGCATTGCCTCGATGCGCCATGCAAGAAGCCAAGTCGTAACAGCATCGAGTGATAGTTTAGACTTTATCTCACCGATCCGTACTGGAGAAGCTATTTGTTTAGAAGGATATGTGTCCTATACAAGAAAAACGTCAATGGAAGTATTTGTGAAAGTCGAAGCGGAAGACCTTATTACTGGTGAAAGACGCTTGACGGCGACTTCGTACTTGACCTTTGTGGCGCTCGATGACAAGGGGAAACCAAAGGCTGTCCCACCGATTGAGCCTGAAACAGAAGAAGCGAAGTGGCATTTTTCAGGAGCAGAAGAACGTTATGAAACGCGAAGAAAACGCAGAAAAGAAGCAAAAGAGCGTGAACAATTATAA
- a CDS encoding MFS transporter: MGSSEQMNQPAWVEEYIDSPEKQRRLYKRTLMVVVLSQIFGGAGLAAGIAVGALLARDMLGTDHYAGVPIALFTLGSAGAAFLVGQLSQRYGRRLGLAAGFLAGGIGAIGIIIAAVIDHVPLLFLSLVIYGAGTATNLQARYAGTDLANAKQRATAVSIALVATTFGAVAGPNLIEVMGAFALSIGVPALAGPFILAAASFILAGFVLLALLRPDPYILAKAIAQRQRAREGDFADGHLKSMVKDNRGIMVGAVIMVLTQMVMIAIMTMTPVHMGNHGHGMNQVGFVISLHIGAMFLPSLLTGYLVDKVGRTAMAMASGVTLLASGLFAAVVPPESMLGLTIALILLGLGWNFGLISGTALIIDATTPLNRAKVQGSVDVSVALSGAAGGAMSGIVVAHTSFMFLSYVGGFLALLLIPVVIWANRHAKQ, encoded by the coding sequence ATGGGGAGTTCGGAACAAATGAATCAACCTGCATGGGTCGAGGAATATATTGACTCACCTGAAAAGCAGCGGAGACTGTACAAAAGGACGCTAATGGTCGTTGTCCTTTCACAAATTTTCGGTGGTGCGGGGCTAGCGGCAGGAATTGCTGTGGGCGCACTGTTAGCTCGGGATATGCTCGGAACCGATCATTATGCAGGTGTGCCAATCGCTTTATTTACTCTAGGTTCTGCAGGTGCGGCATTTCTCGTTGGTCAGTTATCGCAACGATATGGACGGAGGCTAGGTTTAGCTGCTGGGTTTTTAGCAGGGGGTATTGGAGCCATTGGCATTATTATCGCAGCGGTGATCGATCATGTGCCATTATTATTTCTTTCATTAGTAATCTACGGGGCGGGTACCGCAACAAACTTACAAGCTCGTTATGCAGGAACAGATTTAGCAAATGCTAAACAACGCGCAACAGCTGTGAGCATTGCCTTGGTCGCAACCACATTTGGTGCTGTAGCAGGGCCAAATTTGATTGAGGTTATGGGTGCATTTGCTTTATCGATTGGCGTTCCAGCTTTAGCTGGTCCGTTTATTTTGGCTGCTGCAAGCTTTATTTTGGCAGGTTTCGTTCTCCTTGCACTGCTTCGCCCTGATCCATATATTCTCGCTAAAGCAATTGCACAAAGGCAGCGAGCGCGTGAAGGCGACTTTGCTGATGGTCATTTAAAATCGATGGTTAAAGACAATCGAGGCATCATGGTTGGTGCCGTGATTATGGTTTTAACTCAAATGGTGATGATTGCGATCATGACGATGACGCCTGTTCACATGGGGAATCACGGACATGGGATGAATCAAGTCGGTTTTGTCATTAGTCTTCATATTGGAGCCATGTTCCTCCCATCTTTACTAACAGGTTACCTTGTCGATAAGGTAGGGAGAACAGCAATGGCGATGGCATCTGGAGTAACCCTTCTAGCTTCAGGGCTATTTGCAGCTGTAGTTCCTCCTGAGTCGATGCTAGGTCTGACGATCGCACTCATCCTTCTGGGGCTAGGCTGGAACTTCGGCTTGATTAGTGGCACAGCACTCATTATTGATGCGACAACTCCTTTGAATCGCGCCAAGGTGCAAGGGTCTGTCGATGTGTCAGTCGCATTATCCGGAGCAGCTGGAGGGGCTATGTCTGGTATCGTCGTCGCTCATACTAGTTTTATGTTTCTTTCATACGTAGGCGGCTTTCTTGCGCTCTTACTCATTCCTGTTGTTATTTGGGCGAATCGTCATGCAAAACAGTGA
- a CDS encoding small acid-soluble spore protein P, whose protein sequence is MPEHNTFKSQRKNAPKGQNPGQPAPMSGSKKVKKANHVGQTDGEG, encoded by the coding sequence ATGCCGGAACATAACACATTTAAAAGTCAACGAAAAAATGCACCTAAAGGGCAAAATCCTGGCCAACCAGCACCAATGAGCGGTTCAAAAAAAGTAAAAAAAGCTAATCATGTTGGGCAAACGGACGGCGAGGGTTAA
- a CDS encoding glycosyltransferase: MNILFFTPYFKQSRGNATTAKRFIQGLRSVGVEVSVFAYEEESWSAEWDKLASEVDLYHILHLKRFASWQKEHQIDLSKPYVLTSGGTDINEDLADEDARALMRTVADDSCSITVFTADAKEKLSHSYPILNERTYVIPQSIWLPELTSSLNTHHLHGQPIILLPAGIRAVKDIFYLWESFSELANSYPNMKVVLVGASLDEDLYDQVVNKVETTDWFDYIGEVSLEEMSHIYYQADVVINTSISEGQPTALLEAMFCRKVVIARNNPGNLSVVKDQQNGFVIKSPEEFTRIMNTLMLNPKLMNRTEEAAQSYVAKHHRLEDEMKAYVAVYDHCINKAT; the protein is encoded by the coding sequence ATGAACATCTTGTTTTTTACCCCATACTTTAAACAAAGTCGTGGCAATGCGACCACAGCGAAACGGTTCATACAAGGATTGCGTTCTGTCGGTGTAGAGGTCAGTGTGTTTGCGTATGAAGAAGAGAGCTGGTCTGCAGAGTGGGACAAGCTTGCAAGTGAGGTCGATCTCTATCACATTCTGCATTTGAAACGATTTGCTAGTTGGCAAAAAGAACATCAAATTGATCTGTCAAAACCGTATGTGCTTACATCAGGTGGGACGGATATTAATGAAGATTTAGCTGATGAAGATGCACGAGCGTTGATGAGAACGGTAGCCGATGATTCATGTTCTATTACAGTTTTTACAGCAGATGCAAAAGAAAAATTAAGTCATTCCTATCCTATTTTGAACGAAAGAACGTATGTGATCCCACAAAGCATTTGGTTACCTGAGCTCACGTCATCTTTAAATACACATCACCTTCATGGCCAGCCAATTATTTTACTGCCTGCAGGTATTCGGGCAGTCAAAGACATCTTCTACCTTTGGGAGTCATTTTCTGAGCTTGCGAATAGTTATCCTAACATGAAGGTGGTGCTAGTTGGTGCTTCACTAGATGAGGATCTCTACGATCAAGTAGTAAATAAAGTGGAGACTACCGATTGGTTTGACTACATCGGAGAAGTATCTTTAGAAGAAATGTCACATATATATTACCAAGCCGATGTTGTGATCAATACTTCGATTTCAGAGGGGCAACCTACCGCCTTACTAGAAGCGATGTTTTGTAGAAAAGTCGTCATTGCAAGAAACAACCCAGGTAACCTCAGTGTCGTGAAAGATCAACAGAATGGATTTGTGATCAAGTCACCTGAGGAATTTACGAGAATTATGAATACTCTTATGTTGAATCCAAAGTTGATGAACAGAACAGAAGAGGCTGCACAGAGTTATGTAGCAAAGCATCACCGATTGGAAGATGAAATGAAGGCGTATGTGGCGGTGTATGATCATTGTATAAACAAGGCGACATAA
- the phnE gene encoding phosphonate ABC transporter, permease protein PhnE, which produces MVWFRRRYLLYLGFILIAIWWSMNMTGFEWRKFAQIPNIYEMVSTRFFPIEWSLFPRMARESLVTLAMAFLGTIFALVIALPLSFLAASNTSSSAGVYSGVRAALSGLRSIPEIVFGLIFVTAFGLGPFAAVLAIILHNIGVLGKLISELIEAADPGPQEAMRSVGATRWVGHLFSVIPQIWPNVLSQYFYRFEVAIRTSLILGFIGGGGIGQQLFNHFQSFYYTAVALDIVCIMIMVILVDVIGGRIRARVI; this is translated from the coding sequence ATGGTCTGGTTCAGACGTAGGTATCTTCTTTATCTCGGTTTTATTCTTATTGCAATTTGGTGGAGTATGAACATGACGGGTTTTGAGTGGCGAAAGTTCGCTCAAATTCCTAATATTTATGAAATGGTCTCCACTCGGTTTTTCCCAATTGAATGGTCGTTATTTCCACGCATGGCAAGAGAGAGTTTAGTAACACTTGCGATGGCCTTTTTAGGGACGATTTTTGCGTTAGTTATCGCTTTGCCGCTTAGTTTTTTAGCGGCTAGTAATACGAGTAGTTCGGCTGGTGTTTACAGCGGTGTTCGGGCCGCGTTAAGTGGGTTACGATCGATTCCTGAGATCGTTTTCGGCTTGATTTTTGTGACGGCTTTCGGATTAGGTCCCTTTGCAGCGGTATTAGCAATTATTCTGCACAATATTGGAGTTCTTGGCAAATTAATCTCTGAGTTAATTGAAGCTGCAGATCCCGGTCCACAAGAAGCGATGCGTTCAGTTGGAGCCACGAGATGGGTCGGACATTTATTTTCAGTCATTCCACAAATTTGGCCGAATGTCTTGTCTCAATATTTTTACCGATTTGAAGTCGCAATTCGCACCTCGCTCATCCTAGGGTTCATCGGTGGTGGCGGGATTGGTCAACAGTTATTTAACCATTTCCAAAGTTTCTACTACACAGCGGTGGCACTTGATATCGTCTGCATTATGATAATGGTGATTCTTGTTGATGTCATTGGTGGTCGAATTCGAGCAAGGGTTATATAA
- the selD gene encoding selenide, water dikinase SelD, whose protein sequence is MENKENIRLTSFSTKAGUGCKIGPSDLAQVLRHLPKQDGDPNLLVGLETSDDAGAYRLTDDIAMIQTVDYFTPVVDDPYMFGQIAAANALSDVYAMGGKPTTVMNIVGFPIKKLPPEMLADILRGAADKVKEAGAIIVGGHSIDDQEPKFGLSVTGLAHPDRIFRNVGAKPGDVLVLTKPIGVGILTTGIKRAAVTKEQEAAVTEAMATLNKEAAEVLDAFNPHAVTDVTGFGLLGHSLEMAKGSDVSFEIVASSVPMLDGTRELAEQGIIPGGSKANEEWIEPSVSYHEAISDVEKSILCDAITSGGLLVSLSEDEAKQYVEVLHEKGLTASIIGYVSEKKEFPLYVKN, encoded by the coding sequence ATGGAAAACAAAGAAAACATCCGTTTAACATCATTCTCCACAAAAGCTGGTTGAGGATGCAAAATTGGTCCTAGCGACCTGGCGCAAGTTTTGCGTCATTTACCGAAACAAGATGGTGACCCTAATTTACTTGTAGGGCTAGAAACGTCTGATGATGCAGGTGCCTACCGTCTCACAGATGATATCGCGATGATCCAAACCGTCGATTACTTCACACCTGTTGTTGATGATCCATATATGTTTGGTCAAATTGCTGCTGCAAACGCATTAAGCGATGTGTATGCAATGGGAGGAAAACCGACAACCGTTATGAACATCGTTGGTTTCCCTATCAAAAAGCTGCCACCAGAAATGCTCGCAGATATTTTACGCGGAGCAGCTGATAAAGTGAAGGAAGCAGGAGCGATTATCGTCGGTGGGCATTCGATTGATGACCAAGAGCCGAAATTCGGCTTGTCCGTGACAGGACTTGCTCATCCTGACCGTATTTTCAGAAATGTTGGAGCAAAACCAGGAGATGTTCTTGTCTTGACCAAGCCTATTGGTGTTGGCATTTTAACCACTGGTATTAAGCGGGCAGCTGTAACTAAAGAACAAGAAGCAGCTGTTACAGAAGCGATGGCTACATTAAATAAGGAAGCAGCTGAAGTACTAGACGCATTCAATCCACATGCTGTAACCGATGTGACTGGCTTTGGCTTGCTTGGTCATAGTTTAGAAATGGCTAAAGGCAGCGATGTTAGCTTTGAAATCGTCGCAAGTTCTGTTCCGATGCTTGATGGCACGAGAGAACTAGCCGAACAAGGCATTATCCCAGGTGGCTCAAAAGCGAATGAAGAGTGGATCGAACCTTCTGTTAGTTACCACGAGGCAATCAGTGATGTTGAGAAGAGCATATTATGTGATGCGATTACGTCTGGTGGGTTACTCGTTAGTTTATCTGAAGATGAGGCGAAGCAATATGTAGAGGTCCTTCATGAAAAAGGACTTACTGCAAGCATCATCGGCTACGTGAGTGAAAAGAAAGAATTCCCACTGTATGTGAAGAACTAA
- the phnD gene encoding phosphate/phosphite/phosphonate ABC transporter substrate-binding protein, whose translation MKKWLCTMGLALTLAACGGTEDAPTNEEVDGSNEATPVTDEPFEIAVIPSQSTGEMQTGLDKLEEQLAEKLGRDVEVNQYPNYNAVVEAINYNHIDLAYLGPLTYLIAHEQSGAQAIITQEIDGDPYYYSYIITHKDAEWETVEDLLEDRADVDFAFASISSTSGHLIPGLELRNRGHYEDDSDHEFNQIQFAGSHDIVTTLVQDQTVDAGAVDSAILESLMKADDENGGTLREDIKIIWESERLYQYPWVVPAEMGEEEIEAVREAFYEITDPEILRIFGGASAFVEADDTQYADVLDAAREFDMLKLEE comes from the coding sequence ATGAAAAAATGGTTATGTACAATGGGACTAGCTCTCACACTAGCAGCATGTGGCGGCACAGAAGATGCGCCAACGAATGAGGAAGTCGATGGATCAAATGAGGCGACGCCAGTAACAGACGAGCCATTTGAAATTGCCGTTATTCCTTCACAATCAACAGGAGAAATGCAAACAGGCTTAGATAAATTAGAAGAACAATTAGCAGAAAAACTAGGTCGGGACGTGGAAGTGAACCAATACCCGAATTACAATGCAGTCGTCGAAGCGATCAACTACAATCACATTGATTTAGCGTACCTTGGGCCACTAACGTATCTAATTGCTCATGAGCAAAGCGGAGCACAAGCGATCATTACTCAAGAAATTGATGGCGATCCGTACTATTACTCTTATATCATTACCCATAAGGATGCCGAGTGGGAGACAGTAGAAGATTTACTTGAAGATCGTGCTGATGTCGATTTTGCCTTTGCGAGTATTTCTTCAACGTCGGGTCACTTAATTCCAGGGCTTGAGCTTCGTAACCGTGGACATTATGAAGACGACTCAGATCATGAATTTAATCAAATTCAGTTTGCGGGATCACATGATATTGTGACAACTCTTGTGCAAGACCAAACGGTTGACGCAGGGGCTGTCGATAGTGCAATTTTAGAGTCATTGATGAAAGCAGATGACGAAAACGGCGGGACGCTAAGAGAAGACATCAAAATCATATGGGAATCCGAAAGATTATATCAGTATCCTTGGGTGGTTCCAGCTGAGATGGGTGAGGAAGAGATTGAGGCAGTCCGTGAAGCCTTCTACGAAATCACAGATCCAGAAATCTTACGTATTTTCGGTGGCGCTTCAGCGTTTGTTGAAGCAGATGACACACAATATGCGGATGTGTTAGATGCGGCTCGTGAATTTGATATGTTAAAGCTCGAAGAATAG
- the sspO gene encoding small acid-soluble spore protein O, whose product MTKKKANHLISGMNDASGQGKGAGYNSQFNQESANEPLTEMERQNNKKTKKRQ is encoded by the coding sequence ATGACTAAGAAAAAAGCCAACCATCTGATCTCTGGAATGAATGATGCAAGTGGTCAAGGTAAGGGCGCTGGTTACAACTCTCAATTTAATCAAGAATCAGCAAACGAGCCTTTGACAGAAATGGAACGACAAAACAACAAAAAAACGAAAAAACGCCAATAA
- the phnC gene encoding phosphonate ABC transporter ATP-binding protein has product MLEITNLTVTYPKAKEPALKEINVTMHKGEFICVLGRSGAGKSTFIRCINRLIQPSSGSIKWSNVELTTLKEKEMRKVRTEMVMIFQHFNLIPRMSVLQNTLTGSFGKRAAYKNLLGIFSEQEKQKAYDSLKEVELDRFMNNRVEALSGGQKQRVGIARALMQEPSLILGDEPVASLDPTTSRRIFDLLRAIHEERQLLTIINVHDVELAKKYATRMIAFKEGELIFDDHPSQLTDEVFEHIYQ; this is encoded by the coding sequence ATGCTAGAAATTACAAATTTGACAGTCACATACCCAAAAGCAAAAGAACCGGCTTTAAAAGAGATCAATGTGACCATGCATAAAGGCGAATTTATATGTGTATTAGGCAGAAGCGGAGCGGGGAAATCAACCTTTATTAGGTGTATTAATCGCTTAATTCAACCATCTTCGGGGTCCATTAAGTGGAGTAACGTTGAGCTAACCACGCTCAAAGAAAAGGAAATGAGGAAAGTTCGCACAGAGATGGTGATGATCTTTCAACATTTTAATCTTATTCCAAGAATGTCCGTCTTACAAAACACGTTAACAGGTTCTTTTGGAAAGCGAGCTGCTTATAAAAACTTGCTAGGTATTTTCTCGGAACAAGAAAAACAAAAAGCTTATGATTCGTTAAAAGAGGTGGAGCTTGACCGCTTTATGAATAATCGAGTCGAAGCATTAAGTGGCGGACAAAAGCAGCGTGTCGGCATTGCGCGAGCGTTAATGCAGGAGCCTAGTCTGATCCTTGGGGACGAGCCTGTAGCAAGTCTAGACCCAACGACATCGAGACGGATCTTTGATTTGTTGCGTGCGATTCACGAGGAAAGGCAACTCCTTACGATCATTAATGTTCATGATGTTGAACTAGCCAAGAAATATGCAACCCGTATGATTGCTTTTAAAGAGGGTGAATTAATCTTTGATGATCATCCGAGTCAATTAACAGACGAAGTATTTGAGCATATTTATCAATAA
- the selB gene encoding selenocysteine-specific translation elongation factor: protein MKKHFTIGMAGHIDHGKTSLTKALTSIDTDRLKEERERQISIELGYAPLVLTDEMEVSIIDVPGHERFIRQMIAGVAGIDLVLFVVAADEGVMPQTKEHLDILSLLGIRRGVIVVTKASKVDEEMQELAEMDIRETIEGTFLEDQPLFFVDSLDGLGIDELKEGLKDELAKVEERNAGGAFRLPIDQVFAVHGQGTVVRGTVYEGMVREGDMLEVLPRREMVRTRQLQVHHQQRELGRAGQRVAINVGGIDKDALSRGDVLAAPGQYESTDTVDIALTTVDDLKHVIKQRQAIKLHIGTSEVYGKIVFFDRNELQVETEEVLCQLRLDAPVVTRRGDRFILRRPTPTETIGGGEVIDAHGERYRFGQETMEVLAKKRQGTPEELITDAILTHKVLTLKDLISHTGLQTETVQAVIAKEPFIQLPNQDVTNNQVVDMAKQVIKHDIESYHHEFPMRQGMPKAELIQANRQMFSKALLESVLTEEVSRDQLELKGPAIARRDYKPQPPEKWGKRVEHVLLQLKEEGFKVSPLEQHMDNQQLPAELKEEIIHYLKRESYIYLLDEKNAIHVVPFQEMVKALYEKTNEQFTLQEAKEITSLSRKYLVPFLEKLDQLNLTIRQEAERAWNKENVADWMSENR from the coding sequence GTGAAGAAACATTTTACGATTGGAATGGCGGGTCATATTGATCACGGGAAGACATCGTTAACGAAAGCGTTGACGTCAATAGATACAGATCGACTGAAAGAAGAGCGGGAGCGTCAAATTTCGATTGAGCTCGGTTATGCACCGCTTGTATTAACGGATGAAATGGAAGTCTCGATTATTGATGTGCCGGGGCATGAGCGTTTTATTAGACAAATGATTGCGGGGGTTGCGGGGATTGATTTAGTTCTCTTTGTAGTAGCAGCAGATGAAGGTGTGATGCCGCAGACAAAGGAACATTTAGATATCTTATCGTTACTTGGAATTAGACGTGGAGTGATTGTTGTTACAAAAGCAAGTAAGGTGGATGAAGAGATGCAGGAGCTTGCTGAAATGGACATCCGCGAAACGATAGAAGGGACGTTCCTTGAAGACCAACCATTATTTTTTGTAGATAGTTTGGACGGGCTTGGTATCGATGAATTAAAAGAGGGGTTGAAAGACGAATTAGCGAAAGTGGAAGAGCGTAATGCAGGTGGTGCGTTCAGATTACCGATTGATCAAGTGTTTGCGGTTCACGGACAAGGAACGGTAGTCAGAGGGACCGTCTATGAAGGGATGGTTCGTGAGGGCGACATGCTAGAGGTATTGCCGCGACGTGAAATGGTGCGCACAAGACAGTTGCAAGTGCATCATCAACAAAGAGAGCTAGGTCGTGCCGGTCAACGGGTGGCAATTAATGTTGGAGGGATCGACAAGGATGCACTTTCCCGTGGCGATGTATTAGCGGCACCAGGTCAATATGAATCGACGGATACTGTTGATATTGCTCTGACAACCGTTGATGATTTAAAGCATGTGATCAAGCAACGCCAGGCGATTAAATTACATATCGGGACATCCGAAGTGTACGGTAAGATTGTCTTTTTTGACCGGAATGAATTACAAGTAGAAACAGAAGAAGTATTGTGTCAGCTCCGCCTGGATGCCCCTGTGGTCACACGTCGCGGCGACCGTTTTATTTTGAGACGGCCAACGCCAACAGAAACGATCGGTGGCGGGGAAGTGATCGATGCGCACGGGGAACGCTACCGTTTCGGGCAAGAGACCATGGAGGTATTAGCGAAAAAGCGCCAAGGGACACCAGAAGAGCTCATAACGGATGCGATTTTGACACATAAAGTGCTGACTCTTAAAGATTTAATTTCACATACCGGATTACAAACAGAAACGGTTCAAGCGGTGATTGCCAAAGAACCGTTCATTCAACTTCCTAATCAAGATGTAACCAATAACCAAGTAGTAGACATGGCCAAACAAGTGATCAAGCATGATATTGAAAGCTATCATCATGAATTTCCGATGAGACAAGGAATGCCAAAAGCTGAATTGATTCAGGCCAATAGACAAATGTTCTCCAAAGCCTTACTTGAATCTGTACTTACAGAAGAGGTGAGCCGTGATCAATTGGAGTTGAAAGGACCGGCAATTGCACGAAGAGACTACAAACCGCAACCTCCTGAAAAATGGGGTAAGCGTGTGGAACATGTATTGCTTCAGTTAAAAGAAGAAGGGTTTAAAGTCTCTCCGCTTGAGCAGCATATGGACAACCAACAACTACCAGCAGAACTGAAAGAGGAAATCATCCACTACTTAAAAAGAGAATCGTACATTTATCTTTTAGATGAAAAAAACGCGATTCATGTTGTGCCATTTCAGGAGATGGTCAAGGCTTTATATGAAAAAACAAACGAACAATTTACTTTACAAGAAGCGAAAGAGATCACATCCTTATCGCGTAAATATTTAGTTCCCTTTTTAGAAAAGCTCGATCAACTGAACTTGACGATCCGACAAGAGGCTGAGCGTGCATGGAACAAAGAGAATGTAGCGGATTGGATGAGTGAGAATAGATGA
- the selA gene encoding L-seryl-tRNA(Sec) selenium transferase, with protein MTSILLRQIPAIHELQKHSMLRACLNQHELSPEKATEWLQEAVAEVRTLILNNQWSNGQTIEDWIFQRLSERLSDHSVYSLRRIINGTGTVLHTNLGRAKLSEEAQKQVILAASSYSNLEYNVTTGKRGSRHDLIEDIVKEVTGAEAAMVVNNNAAAVYLVLKALATNKEVIVSRGELVEIGGSFRVSSIMAESGAELVEVGTTNKTHFRDYDDAINDETAMIMKVHTSNFKTIGFTSAVDAKELVNLAQENEIILYEDLGSGAIYDLRTHGIGEEPTVKEALDRGIDLVTFSGDKLLGGPQAGIIAGKKEYIDQLKKHQLARVLRVDKMTLAALEATLKQYVDQQVALKDIPTLQQILLTKDQIRAEAEAFKRLLSSDWTVGWVEDVSMVGGGTMPDVELPTWLLTLSHRSIKTTELIEVLRNGDPAVVTRIKDDQIALDFRTITKGEHTDLLRQLEHAKETYLHEK; from the coding sequence ATGACATCAATCTTATTAAGACAAATTCCAGCCATCCATGAATTACAAAAGCACTCAATGTTACGAGCATGTTTAAATCAACACGAACTTTCACCAGAGAAGGCAACAGAATGGTTACAAGAGGCGGTTGCTGAAGTGCGGACCCTTATCTTAAATAATCAGTGGTCGAACGGACAGACGATTGAAGATTGGATCTTTCAGCGCCTTTCAGAGCGTCTTAGTGATCATTCGGTCTATTCACTTAGACGAATCATCAATGGCACAGGTACGGTTCTTCATACGAATTTAGGGCGAGCTAAATTGAGTGAAGAAGCTCAAAAGCAAGTGATTTTAGCCGCTTCTTCGTACTCTAATTTAGAATATAATGTAACAACGGGAAAGCGCGGATCTCGTCATGACTTGATAGAAGACATAGTGAAAGAGGTCACGGGAGCAGAAGCGGCGATGGTAGTGAATAATAATGCGGCTGCCGTGTACCTTGTGTTAAAAGCACTCGCAACAAATAAAGAGGTTATTGTTTCAAGAGGCGAATTAGTGGAAATTGGTGGTTCATTCCGCGTTTCATCGATTATGGCGGAAAGTGGCGCTGAGCTTGTCGAAGTAGGAACGACGAATAAAACGCATTTTCGAGATTATGACGATGCGATTAATGATGAGACGGCGATGATTATGAAGGTCCATACAAGCAATTTTAAGACGATCGGGTTCACAAGTGCTGTTGATGCAAAAGAGCTTGTCAATTTAGCACAAGAAAACGAGATTATTCTATACGAAGATTTAGGAAGTGGCGCAATCTATGACCTAAGAACCCATGGCATTGGAGAGGAGCCAACAGTAAAAGAAGCATTAGATCGAGGGATTGACCTAGTTACCTTTAGTGGGGATAAACTTCTAGGTGGCCCGCAAGCAGGGATTATCGCGGGAAAAAAAGAATACATCGATCAATTAAAGAAACATCAGCTCGCACGAGTGTTGAGAGTAGATAAAATGACATTAGCTGCACTTGAGGCCACGTTAAAACAATACGTTGATCAACAAGTAGCCTTGAAAGACATTCCAACGTTACAACAGATCTTACTGACAAAAGATCAAATCAGAGCGGAAGCAGAAGCATTTAAACGGCTTCTCTCTAGTGATTGGACAGTTGGCTGGGTGGAAGACGTGTCGATGGTAGGCGGTGGAACGATGCCTGATGTTGAACTTCCTACATGGTTGCTCACGCTCTCTCATCGAAGCATCAAGACGACGGAGCTTATCGAGGTATTGAGAAACGGCGATCCCGCTGTTGTGACACGGATCAAGGACGACCAAATAGCGCTTGATTTTAGAACGATTACAAAAGGAGAACATACTGATCTACTGCGTCAATTAGAACACGCGAAGGAGACTTATTTACATGAAAAGTAA